AAGAGCCACGGCCGCACCGGTACCGTGTAGCGGGCCTGAATGGCAAAGGGCAGGTGAATGAGCCCGAAATACACCACCAGCGCCAGCGACAGCCGCCAGGTTGGCGCGCACGCCATCCGGCGCCGGCTCAGCAGCACCCACCCGATGCTGGCCACGGCCAGCAGGAAGGTGAAGCCGCTCACGAGCGTGGGGTATAGCACCTTAATTTTGGCCACGGGGCTGGTGGCCGCGCGCCAGGCCGGGCGTTGCACACCCGTTACCCACAGGCGTACCAACGTGTAGAGGCGCGTTTTGAAGTAGTAGCCGGGCTCCCGCAGAATGTCGGCCACGTTGGCCTTCATCAGCAGTTGCTCGCGCTTGATGGTGTAAGCCGAACTATAGGTGGGAAACAGAAAGCCGTAGTCGGGCCAGGCCGGCGGGGTGTAGTGATACATCTGGGCGGCGTAGCGGCGGTCCAAGTCGGTGAAGAGTGGCTTGGTTTGGGCATCGATGACGTCCCATTCGTGGTTGAAGGCGGCAATGTGGTCCTTCACGGCAGCGGTATCGGTGAAGGACACCACTTCGTCGCCCATCTGGTTGCCCCAGTAGCGGCCTTCGTGGTAGCCGGGCATGCGCAGGGCCCAGAAGCCAATCTGCATCACCCCCGCGCCGCCCTCCAGCGAAGTCGTCTTGAACACGCCGTGGTGCCGCAGGTTCCACAAGCCGTACGGCAGCATGGTGGCCCCAAAAACGAGCAGCAACGCCGCGGCATGCATCCAGGAAAAGCCCTGGCGCCGCGTTTGCCAGTAATCAAGCATCAACTGAATGAGCGGCACGAACACAAACACCGGCCGCAGCTGGAACACCATGCCAGCCACCAGCGCCAGCGTCAGGGTGCGCTTCCAGGATGGCGCCCACGTGATGGCCACCACGCCGTAGAAGGCAATCAGAAACGCCACCAGCACTTCGGGGTAGATGTAGGCCGCCAGGTAGGCCAGTTGGATGTTGGGCAGCAGCAGCAACAGAAACAGGTTGCGCACCAGCCATGTGTTATTGGCGCCTTCGCAGTGCTTTATCAGCCGCAGCACGAGGGCGATGGTGCCGATGTAGAGCCCGGTCTGGAACAGCCGGATGCCGGTTTCGTGCAGGCCAATGCTTTTCAGCAGCAGCAAAAACACCGGGTAGCCGGGGTTGCGGAAAGTATCCGGAAGGTAATCGGGCAGAAAATACCACGCCGAATACCGCCCGTGCAGCATGCCCTCGGCCAGCCCCATGTAGGAGCTGCGGTCATCGGGAGTAATGGCGTGGAGCGAAGCCACGGCCAGCACCACGGTAACGAGCAGGTTGAGCCCCGCCAGCACCCGAAACAAACGAGCGCTGGACAGCCATGCCATCCAACGCTCTGTCTTGTAAACTATACCCATTTGCTGGTTTTAAGCAGTAGTTTTTGCCTTATGGAAGTCGCCCCGAGAGAAGTGCTTTTCGATGAGGCAGTACATCATGATGAAGAAATAGCGCGAGCCCATCTCCTTGATTTTGAGCTTGCTCTCGCCGTACTTGCGGTTGGTCCAGGAGTTGGGCACCACGGCGTAGGAGTAGCCCCGCACGATGGCCTTCAGCGGCAGCTCGAGCGTGAGGTTGAAGTGGGGCGAGAGGAAGGGCTTGAGCCCGTCCATGGTGTGGCGGCGGTAGAGCTTGAAGGCGTTGGTGCAGTCGTTGTACTTGAGCCGGAACAGGGTCTTGACAATGGCATTCGCCACGCGGTTGAGCGTCTTTTTGTGGGCCGGGTAGTCCACCACCCGGCCCCCCTTTATCCAGCGCGAGCCGAAGACGCAGTCGTAATTGCCCGCCACCATCGTGCGGTAGTAGCGCACCAAATCGGCCGGGTCGTCCGAGAGGTCGGCCATCATCACGGCCACGCACTCGCCCGTGTAGCGCTCGAGGCCGTAGCGCACGGCGTAGCCGAAGCCGTTGGGGCCGGCGTTGGTGTAATACGTCAGCGTGGGGATTTCCCGCGCCAGGGCTTCGAGCGCGCCCAGGGTGTTGTCCTTCGAGTTGTCGTTGGTGACGACGATTTCGTGGGCAATGCCTTCGGCCGCCAGCGCCGCGTGCAGCGTGCGCAGCGTCTCGCCGAGGCTCTCCTCTTCGTTGTAGGCCGGAATGACGACGCTTAGCTTCATGCCGGCTGGCGCTCCCGCAACTCGTTGAAAATCTGCGTCAGCGTGGCCGTCAGCCCGTACTCGAACCGCCAGGTGGGGTAGTGCTGCTCGAAGCGGCGCACGTCGGAGACGTACCAGATGTGGTCGCCCACGCGGTTCTGCTCGGAGTAAGAGTAGTTCATTTTGTTGCCCGTGATGGTTTCGCACAGGGCGATGGCCTCCTGCATCGAGCAGTTGGCGAAGCGCCCGCCGCCGGCGTTGTAGACCTGGCCGCCCGGGCGCGGGGCCTGGTAGAAGTGCCAGAACATGTTCACCAGGTCGTGGGAGTGGATGTTGTCGCGCACCTGCTTGCCCTTGTAGCCGAAGACGGTGTAGTGCTGCCCGGTGAGGGCGCACTTCATCAAATACGACAAAAAGCCGTGCAGCTGCGCCCCGGAGTGGCGCGGCCCCGTGAGGCAGCCCCCGCGGAAGACGGCCGTTTTCATGCCGAAGTACCGGCCGTATTCCTGCACCAGCACGTCGGCCGCCACCTTGCTGGCCCCGAACAAGGAGTGCGTGGTGTGGTCGATGCTCATCTGCTCGTCGATGCCGTGGGCGAAGTAGGGGTGGCGCTCGTCGATTTCCCAGCGGGTTTCGAGCTCCACCAGCGGCAGGAAGTTCGGGTTGTCGCCGTACACCTTGTTGGTGGAGGTGAAGATGAACACCGCTTCCGGGCAGTGCTGCCGGGTCATTTCCAGCAGGTTGAGCGTGCCGTTGGCGTTGACGGTGAAGTCGGTGAAAGGCTCGCGCGCGGCCCAGTCGTGGCTGGGCTGGGCGGCCGTGTGCACCACCAGGGCGATGTCGGCGCCGTACTCCCGGAAAATGTCCCCGAGGGCTTCCACGTCGCGGATGTCGGCCGCGTGGTGGCGGTAGTTGGCGAACGTGTTCTGCAACCGGGCCCGGTTCCAGTCGGTGCTGGCCTGCTCGCCGAAGAAGTAGCGCCGCAGGTTGTTGTCGATGCCGACCACCAAGTCGAACTTGTCGGCGAAGA
This DNA window, taken from Hymenobacter sp. 5317J-9, encodes the following:
- a CDS encoding NAD-dependent epimerase/dehydratase family protein: MKIALITGAGGLIGSEAVEFFADKFDLVVGIDNNLRRYFFGEQASTDWNRARLQNTFANYRHHAADIRDVEALGDIFREYGADIALVVHTAAQPSHDWAAREPFTDFTVNANGTLNLLEMTRQHCPEAVFIFTSTNKVYGDNPNFLPLVELETRWEIDERHPYFAHGIDEQMSIDHTTHSLFGASKVAADVLVQEYGRYFGMKTAVFRGGCLTGPRHSGAQLHGFLSYLMKCALTGQHYTVFGYKGKQVRDNIHSHDLVNMFWHFYQAPRPGGQVYNAGGGRFANCSMQEAIALCETITGNKMNYSYSEQNRVGDHIWYVSDVRRFEQHYPTWRFEYGLTATLTQIFNELRERQPA
- a CDS encoding glycosyltransferase family 2 protein, which codes for MKLSVVIPAYNEEESLGETLRTLHAALAAEGIAHEIVVTNDNSKDNTLGALEALAREIPTLTYYTNAGPNGFGYAVRYGLERYTGECVAVMMADLSDDPADLVRYYRTMVAGNYDCVFGSRWIKGGRVVDYPAHKKTLNRVANAIVKTLFRLKYNDCTNAFKLYRRHTMDGLKPFLSPHFNLTLELPLKAIVRGYSYAVVPNSWTNRKYGESKLKIKEMGSRYFFIMMYCLIEKHFSRGDFHKAKTTA